CCCGATCGCGTCGCCGGACTGGTGCTGGTCATCGACGAGCCCGGGGCCACCTTCCTCTCGCCGCTGCTGCTCGCCGGTCCCCGCGCGGTGGTCTGCACCGCGGGCACCCCGAAGAGCCATCTCGGCATCGTCACCCGGGAGTTCGACATCCCCTGCGTGATGGGGGTGCAGCTGAGTGCAGCGCTGCCCGACGGCACTCACGTCGAGATCCGCTTCGACGACGCCGGGCACGCCTCCCTCCTGGCCGCCGGCGGCGAGGGCGCGTGACCGAGGCGGCGCTCAGCGCGGAGCAGGCTCCGAAGACGGCGCGGGGCGCGTCGACGCGCGAGCGCCTGCTCCGTGCCGCCGCGACCGTCTTCGCCGAGCACGGGTACTCGGGAACGCGCATCGCCGACATCGTCCACGCCGCCGGGGTGTCGCACGGCAACTTCTACCGTCACTTCCAGAACAAGGACGACGTCTTCGTCGCCGTGCTCGAGCCGCTCCTCGACGAGCTCGTCGAGCCCTTCGTGCGGGTGCTCGCCACGGGCGGTCACGAGCTCGAGTCGATGGTGCGGGTCAACACCGACTTCTT
The sequence above is a segment of the Candidatus Dormiibacterota bacterium genome. Coding sequences within it:
- a CDS encoding PEP-utilizing enzyme; translated protein: MTATSTVIGTGTPTFAAGRVEGETVHITSPVEVLDLLEDPDRVAGLVLVIDEPGATFLSPLLLAGPRAVVCTAGTPKSHLGIVTREFDIPCVMGVQLSAALPDGTHVEIRFDDAGHASLLAAGGEGA